The Liolophura sinensis isolate JHLJ2023 chromosome 6, CUHK_Ljap_v2, whole genome shotgun sequence genomic sequence AGAAAAAAATGGTGCCTCGAAGAAAAGCTGAAGTTAGATGAGCTGGAACATGAACCAGGGATTCCTGAAATCGCATGGTATACAGATGACTTAGTAGTTCACGCATTTATGATATATAAACTGCTTTTGAACaaatttgcatgttttcattTGCAGGTGTGATTAGCTTTCCCTGTATAAACATCTACTTGGCAAGATGATGGATTTTGGTTGATATAAGTTATAAgatatgtttttatgatttcGACAATATATAGTTCCTTTTTCTTATAACACACAACACATTCCTTATTATTTTGGGAACTGTACGATCCTTAATCAATGACGAGATCCTACAAGTGTATATTATTTACCGCCGGGGCATTTTCTGAGCAATTTCGGCCTGGCACAATCTCTTTCAGATTCAACAGTGAGGGAAACAATTTGCCGCCCTTGATGGATATAACTGTTTTGTCGTTTTTAGAATATATATTCTTTCTTCTTCAAACAAACGAGTTAGTTGAAAGAACAACATCACTGTGCTAATCCATATAGTCACCCATCATTTGCCcacaaaatgtgttaaattttagATGATATTGGTCAATTTAAGATTATATAAAGGTAGTTTTAgtgttattattaattttttttatttcttattaatTTTTTTCGTGTTTCAGGTCGGCAAAGTTTTACCTCAATGACGATCGGCATAGGATCGGTTCGACTTACAAAAAAGCTATCTTTGTGGAGTATACAGACGACACGTTCACAAGAGAGAGAAGCAAGCCCAAATGGCTGGGTTACCTCGGTCCCATCCTCCAGGCGAACGAAGGAGAAACACTGGTCGTCCACTTCAGGAACAAGGCCAGTCGTAACTACTCCATGCACCCCCACGGGGTATTATACGACAAAGAGAGCGAGGGTAAGTTTTCTGTAAAGAGTTTTCATCACAAAGAGATGAAGTTTTACAGGTCCTAGATCACTGGCGATGTATCAGCTGGTTCCCGTCCAAGCCACTTAGACAACTGCAGTCTGATGTACAGCCTAAATTGCTTCTATTTTTGATGAAATCGTATTTGATAAACAAGAATATATATTGGGATTTCAGATGCTGCGTGATGGTGAATAAAAATAGGGCATGTCTGCTTCTTATATAAGAAAGTACTTATATGCCCATGTTTTTTTCTAACAACAGAATGATAAATTAAAGCAGAGAGGCGAAATGTTTGAGAGCAAAATTAACATAGTGTCAAGCAGAAATGCATGTGATATGCTAACTTGAGCTTTGCCTTTGTTGTTGTATGTGTTCTATTACTTGACGTGTTTACCACCCACCCCTCAACCCCATTTTCCCTAATAACTCACAAGTGTTCCCCCTTTCTGAGGCAAACCAAACTCCTCTCACCAGTATAGACTCTTCCAGGCTATTTACAACGTCCCGGGGCTGGTGGGTTGCTAGAAATAGATCCCTAGTAGAAAAACAGTCGTAACACCGCCAGCTTGTGTTTATATTAAACCTTGTCTGGGTGCAGTGTGTATGGCTTTATCAGGGAGACTAATCGCCGTTGACAGAGAGCAAGGGCGCGTGCCAGATTTCCTCGAGCAATTGAACAAAATATTGGCTCAATTTACGGTAAAGATTTATCTACCGTGTGGCGCCCTCGGGTCTGTGACGCCAACAGTAGCGTGGGGATGTAGGTATTGGGTGTTAACTGACTGGAAATAACGGTAAATTCCAAGCCTTCTTCAGCGAAGAATTTAGGTATCGGTGTAAAGTAATGATCCTTGTGAACTTTGTATTTATTATGTCCATACCATTGTTTAAACAGTAAGAAGCAGCCAACAAAACAGAACTGTCCCAGTCAAATGTGACTTATAGCATCAATGGCAGACCGGCTTAAACCTTTTTGCCTGCAGCGGGGAAGCCCAATTCAAATTTTATCGAAGACTTAGTCCAAGTATAAAACATCAGACGTaagaaataaagtaaacaaGACATCCAACAGGAAAGGAGCATATCGTAAAAgtaaatatttgataaaactaATTAATCTACTTTTTGCGGAGGTACttacattgaaatatatttccACGATgcattcatatgaaaacagagGTGTTATTCTGACCTGTCAGCTGATACGATTCAGTCCATCTTGTAATCGTAATGCTGGAACTCACTTGTTTTGTTGCAGGCATGCCGTACGAAGATGACAATCCGATGACATCAGACTTTGTACCACCTGGCGGCAATCACACGTACAAGTGGAAGGTGACGTCTCGTGACAGCCCGGCGGCGGGGGATCCCGAGTGTCTTGTGTGGCTGTACAGCTCTCACGTCGATGCGATCAAGGACATTAATTCAGGACTGGTCGGCCCATTGGTCACCTGTAAAAAGGGTGAGAACAGTTAGGGTTCCGAGTAAACGTCTTCCAGTAATATTCTTTACTTCTTTACTAATTAATTCCCCATACTTCTCAGACAATCGCTAGAGACGTTTTTATAGGGTGTTATAGAGACGTTCACTTGCAAAAGTCTTTCAAAGCCAGTCACGTCGTAGCATAGAATTAGCTAGTTGCTTTACTTCGCTGTCATTTAAGTAAGACATTTTTTAACTGTTATTTAATGGGAATTGCCAGCCGTTAGATCATTGCAAAAAACAAATGTCCTCTCCCTTTAAGAAAATTATtgctatatttatattttcatgatGAAATGTGAAAGTTATTGTCTTCCTTTTTTACCTTCTTTTCAATTGTTTTCATTAGATAAGGAACCTGTGGCAGTCGTTGTAAATGTCCagtaatttttatttcttgaataaGCTGAagtaaattatataaataaaataaatgaatgcactTTCAGGAGGCATGGACGGACAGTATATCCGCCACGagttcattttgtattttaacgTTGTGGATGAAAACAAGAGCTGGTATCTACAAGACAATGTGGACAATCACTGTTGGGACTCACAGGGTGTTGACATCTCCGACCCGGCCTTCATGGAAAGCAACAGGATGCATAATATAAACGGTTACTCGTTCGGAAATTTACCCGATCTGGATGTTTGTGTAAACAGCAAAGTTAGATGGCATTTGATTGGTGGAGGAGTTGACATCCACACAGTCAATTTCCATGGACAGTCCCTCGTGCATAACCACCACAGGTAAATTTGTacaatcattatttatttatttaatcatttattcattacacTATTTGTATGTTATGGTGCACTTTATAACACAATCGGTCGGGAACAGTTTATGTAGTCAACACTTTGGAAAAATAGCATTGCATCAGAGAATCGTTTTGGTAATTACTCTGCCAGCTAACGTAAGTAACCGTGGTATGCTTAagtgtcagttttatgtttttatttggttAATCCTTTATGTGTTTTCCATTCGGAAGGAAGTaagcagtttttgttttcatttattgtcTTCTGGGTTAGAGCAAGCAGAACAAGTTGAGATATTATTTGCATCTTTGTCAACAGAAATGTTAGCGAACAGTTTTGCCAAGTGTTTTCATGTGCACACTTTTCTCACTTCGCTCACAGGGTTTCCTCGGTAAGCCTCTACCCGTCTCAATTCTCTACCGTCACTATGAAGGCTCAAAACAAAGGCAGATGGCTCGTGAAGTGTCAAGTCCACAACCATTTCAGTGGTAATAAATACTCTTCTTCAACTCTTCTTCATTTTGTAACACGTTTATCTAATAAGTTAGttcactaaaacaaaaactgcacTGCAAATGTAAACGGAGTATTAATAACCTGcagaaataaaatttagttTACACTATACTTTTTTTTCGAACTGAAACTGGTGACGGGTAAAGTTGACATTTTGTGCCGTAGATCTTTACAGTCATCTAAACGTAAGCCATTTAGCTTGCCGACATTCACCCTAGATTTTGATATCCTAGTGAATTTTGACGAGGTTGAAATCATGATTGAGCACATCCCTAAGATAAGATTTCGATTCTATCGCCACATATTTTTGTTCTAAATACACCCGCATTGACAAACAACTGGACAACTGTCAAAATATTGTTGCATTTGCAATGATATTaaactgttgatttatttaattgatttatgtTTATTCTCGTACATCGTATTGTTTGACGGCCCTTAAGTTTATGATTGGAAGAAACCCGGGTACCGAGagtaaaccacaggcctttggTGAATATCAGATAAACCTGCTGACTTTAGACGGACGCTAGACCAGCTagacctggattcgaaccccCAACCTTAAATTCAGATTCTCtgaatgattgttgtgttgtttttatagCTGGCATGAAGGCATTCCTGAATGTAAATCACTGTCGGCGCAGAGAGATGCCGTATAGTCTGACAGGAAAGATCCGACGGTATTACATTGCCGCTATAGAGACGATATGGGACTACGCACCTTCGGGCATAGACGTGTTCAACAATCAGAATCTGACACAGAATAACAGGTATGACTAACTATCTTATCGTCAAATAAGTATTCCTTGGTGGCAAGACCAGATTTCTTTTTCCTTAGAAAGTGAGGCCCATTATTTGCAATGATTTTCCGTGACTCTTGAGGATGCtcttgtatataaaaatgtgacatcttaaaaaaaaatgttctaagcGCGtatgtgtttatgttgtgtAGTCAAAAAAGCAAGACGTTCTTTCAAGTCAACCCTAACAAGGGGTTAGTTTATCTCATACAAAATTTCAAGTATAACGTAATCTGTTCCCATTCATTAATTTGCATCAATAGATACCAGCAGCTGTTAgctaaattgtatttatttcagtcaCTCACAGTTTTTCTTTCAACGTGGACCTGACCGAATCGgtggaaaatacaaaaaagttgTGTTTCGAGGCTACACTGACTCCACCTTCCGGCGACAGCAACATCGTTCCAGATCACAGCGCCACCTGGGTCTACTCGGTCCCGTAATACGCGGCGAGGAAGGGGATTTAATAAAGGTGGTGTTCAGGAATCGTGCCAGTCGCCCGTACAGCATTCACCCACAAGGGGTCAACTACAACAAGTTTAATGAAGGTGCTCGTTACCATGACGACACGAGAGGTGAGGATATGGAACGGCTTTAACAATAATCATAATTTGAATACCtaagtgaaaattttaattttggcttCAATCCTCAAAATACGCTTAGTGCCCGGAATTGGTCCCTGCAGAAGTGAAGAGATAGCGTGAATtaagttttatgtatttatttatttgattagtgttttacgcggtactagaatattttacttacacgacggcggccagcattacggtaagaggaaactgggcagaacccggggaaaacccacgaccatccgtacaTTGCTACGTTTTATACAGGCTACTCATCAGAGGAATACAGTCGTGAAGACGGTGTTCATGCAGACGTCGCTTAACCGTCTATTGAACCCTCTGTATAGAAATGGAACAACTAGTGCGGATGTGAATTCAGAAGCCATGTCAATAAATTATGACCGAGGCGGCCATTCCCTCGTACTTCTGGAATTCCTTCGAAATGGTTACCAAAAAAAATAGCCCAGCAAAAATTATTAGACGTCCGCGCATATAAGATAAAAAGGCTATCGCACAAGTGGGTGTAAAACACATTTGACTGTGTTAATTATGCGAGAGAAACACCGCTTTCACTCCCTTTATGAATGGCAGGTGGCATGTGGAATCTTAAAGGCAGACATATGCCCTCATTATAAGAAGATACTCTTTAAACTTGTCTTTTTATATAAAGGAGCGGTCACTTAATTTCATTTACTACCGGAAGATTTCAGTCCATCAGCGATGTTAATCAAGATTACTGCAAGGGATTTAGCTTTTTGATAGGATAGTGAAAACGTGCGCATCATTTGGACTCAGGAAAATGAAGTATAATCTGCTAAGCACTGACTTTGAGCTGAGTGATGCCGATACAGCTCAAGATGTGCTCGGTTACACTGTCTCTCACCGAGGTACCTGATTCCGATTTCAACGCGCACGCCTGCTTCTAGAGCAGAGCAGTATCATATGAATTAAATAGCATGAGACGCGTTAATAGCTTTCCCAGCTTCAGAGAATTTACGGTTTGAACTTCCGTGTATTAACCGGAAAATGTGTGGTAACAAAAACGTGAATACAATTAACCTGTTGTAAAAATGTTtgggtgtatgtacatgtatatgttgaaaagttaaaattttaggAGAGGAGATTAATTCCTCATTGCTGAGCAAAATTAAAATTCCGGGAAACTCTCACAaagtttttatgttattttcacCGTTTACATGATGTAGAATGTATGGTAATTTAACTTGTATATGTTTATCTATGGTGACGTTTATATAGGAATGGCATTACGTTGTGTACCGTACTAAATATTGGATTTtattcatattcatttatttttaaatcatGTTAAGGCACACGGCGAAGTGCTTCTGGGCAAAACGAAGATGTTGGATTAAGTTATCTTTAAAtcaccattttttatatttgtattattataaatatatatttaatgttgtaatgtAGGCCTGTTACAGATATACTACAAATGTGTATCATATGCATATATTCTTACTGCTGGTTCTTTTATACCCATATATACCCATCAGATGTTGCTAAGGCAGACGACGAAGTACTTCCGGGCAAAACGAAGACGTACTATTGGACAATGTCCCGAAGCATGGCACCAAAACATGATGACGCAGACTGCCTGACGCACATGTACACTTCCGGTGTGGATACCGTTAGGGACACATACAGCGGTTTGATAGGACCCATGCTAGTCTGCAAGCGAGGAACTTTAGACGAAGGAAAAAAGTCCTATCAAGTAATATTGCCATTTCATGAAATATTAGTTCAAGTCAAACAAAGCAAAACTGACGTAAACCTTAATGGAAAGACTATTCACAGTAACGAAAACGCTAATTGGTCTTCTACCTGTGCTAGGAGGGGCTATAGGTTTAGATCTCATGTGTTGTTTCGTCACGAATCTGTTTTCCagatatttttggcaaaatgGTTCATTGTATAGAAGTGAAACTTTGTCCATCACCTTACTGTGATGGTGTCGGGATGTTTCGtccattttcatcaaaattatgGCAGTTTTGGGCTTTGATAGTTTTTCGGACTGCTTTGGAATGGCTGATTattctgaattgaaacttggtagaAGGCTTCATAAACATAAGTTATACATCACGTTTGAGTAGTTTCGTCTATTTTCAACAACGTCAAAGCCAATTTTGATCTGTTGTGAACTTTTCTATTCTTCTGAAGGCTCAGACCGATAGAGGGCATGTGTTGCATTATAAACTGAATAAGTTcgtaaaaacaaatcagttgtagtctattttgttttaaagtttcCTAAAAATGTTGCAGGTGtgcagcgacctgcggatggtcttggacCCTCCGGGCTccggccggtttcctcccaccacactgTTGGCCGCcctcgaataagtgaaatattcttgagtacggcgtaaaacatcaattaaataaataaataagtaaataaataattgttccATTTCTATGAATGTTTGAATATTCTTATCAACACCAACCACGTATCCCTCATGTCACCTGCAGAAAAGAATGGATCATGAGTACTTCCTGTTGTTCACGGTGATTGACGAGAACCTTTCCTGGTATTTGAGTGACACCATGGATCAGTTTATCCACGAACCAAACAAAGTGGACACCCAGAACAAAATGTTCAAGAAGTCCAACATGATGTACAGTAAGTTACAGGATACTTTGAATCACCTAATTCCAGTTTCTGTTTTTGGAAAGGTCATACATAGGATTGGTGATGACACGACTTTACCATATAATTCTTTATATGGCAGATATGATGGGCAGATAGTCTAATGAGGCGCAAACTGTGATGAAGGTACATTAACGTTATCTGTATAGcattatttcacatttcaagGGTTATAACTAAGACAAATATTATTGCAAAAGCAGACTAAATATATGTTGTGAGAATAGCAAAGATAGTCAATGTCGTCTTGCATTTAGACCTCTCGTTAATTAAGGAACAGTCCATGCTAAAAGATTATAGCATGTCAAACATTTTCCTCTCTGACAGATCGACAAACCGGATAAAACAAGACAGAGAGGGCGACTTCGACAGTTCGTCGTCGCAGCTAATAATACTAGGGTCATGATATCTAGCTGCTTTGCTCTCTTTAAAAGGTCGTTTGGAtacatagtatttatttatttatttgattggtgttttacgccgtattcaagaatatttcacttatacaacggcggccagcattatggtgggtggaaaccgggcacagccctggaaaaacccacgaccatccgcaggttgctgacagaccttcccacttacggccggagaggaagccagcatgagctagacttgaactcagagcgaccgcattggtgagagactgatATTTTGATATCCTTATGCATCCATATATTGAATCTTCAATTTTGAGTCGATTTTGACCAGGTATTTGAGATAttcggaaaaaaaaaattctctgcGTTGAATTTTAGGTATCAACGGCTTTGTGTACGGAAATCTGAACGACCTTGACATGTGTCCGGGAGATCTAGTGAGCTGGCACGTGCTGGCTCTGGGGTCAGAGGTCGACATTCACTCCATCTACTTCCACGGTCACACAGTTCTAGAGGGAGAGAACCGGCGCAGTACCGTAACGGTTCAGCCCGGCTCACACCACACTCTGGTCATGGAAGCTGATGCGGAGGGTGAGTAATACAagtgttatatgtatgtatatctcaGTTCTGAGTGCCATGCGAGGCGGCAGCAAgggcatttttaaaatttttggcaTGACCCGACGCGGATGTGATCCAAGTTCTCCCGGCTTCGAGGTGCACCctgtaaccattaggccacggtGTTATATGATAGGCATATGATAAGCCTACGGTCCATCTAGTAAGGTGGGAAAAGGGAGTCATCAGTAAGAGAATTGATATATCGTCCTGAACATGGAGCAATAGTTTTATACCCGagtattattaattaattaatgtataATTAATATTATCTCATTTTAAACTGTATTTCATAAAGTTCCTCTGTTGAAACTACAAGGTAGAACACACGAGAACGCAGTATTGCCTTGTACAATCAACTAGGTCACTCTTCTAAACAAGGCCAACAAATAGCGTTGTTTTATATTCGTAGATTATTCCAAGTTAAAATATCATCTTTCCATGCACTGTTTATCATTGATATGTGAAATCAGGCTTAGAAACAGGAATGCAATCACAATAGCTTACAATAATGCACGACGATGCCAGGGTGTCCAGTTTACAAACGTATTAAGCACAAGACCCGTGGTCAGACATGAGTCGCTTCATTTTAATCTTTCATGGATGTCTCCTCACTTGGCGCCTCATTCTGTAGGATTTAAGTTAAACTCAGTGGCAGTTCATACAGTGACTATATAAGGTGTCATGCATGGTGTAAATGACATGGCGCGTTAGTGATCTAACtaataaacaagtaaattatGTTCCATATCatcataaatgtatgtgtgcataATTGTAGActatgaaaatgttttgatcaGGTGACTGGGCTATCGTCTGTCGGACACACGAGCACTACAATGCCGGCATGGTCGCCATATTTCATTCTCACCAGTGCGAGGAAGGCTACAGACATAAGAAGGATTTGAATTCCGAGGGCAGCGCAGCGAACCCTCCGAATGTCATCCCTGTCAGGTCAGAACGGACGTTCTACATAGCGGCTGAGGAGGTCACGTGGAATTACGTCCTATCTGGCAAGGATGGTGTAAAAGGGGGATCGATCGAAGATCCGAAACAGTGAGTAAAGCTCCATGAAGGACCGTACCACATTACGAAAGCATATACATTTTTGCTGGAATAGCAGAAAAGGCGACACATACATTACTGATGCGACATTATAACATTTTCAGGAGGAGTGAACCGGGCCGAATGGTTATAAAGTTCTCGCCTTTCAATCATTATGTCACATGAGGTGTGGTTTCAAATCCGGCCTTGAACAGGAAATTTGTCGATTTCCCGCTCCCGCTGTTCCTTTGGATTTGGCGACATAAGCGGCTGGTGACCCTCATGTGACCGTTTGTAATAGTCTAACACTGatgaccatttgtcttccagcaatatggtgtgcatatctgcacgtcacatgtggaaaagctGATCAGTAGCTACCCAAAGAagggtggtttactctgggttcctccacccacatactgacaccaacctgtaagtgaaacattcttgaatatggcgttaatcTACAATCAGTTAAAGAGCATGTCTGCTGACtagttttatgttttgttctcGTCTCTACCGACTGGCTATTAACTCCTGTGAGATCAAGCGATCGAATCCAACCCCTGCTAGTTTATAAGGTATCTGGCGAATCACGATCGCTTAGTCTGGGAAcaccggttttctccacccataaaccagatcACTGTCATATAATAAAGTTCTAGGACACGATTTTAAGCACAAATCAATCGATCAGTTAATCAATTAAACACCAGTATTAATTAAACATATAGTTAAAAGTCCCTGTGATAaaggaaaatattaaatatatttagtcACTTGCCACTGATGCTGTGCATTTTGTAGTAAACATTCTCTTTAACACAGCTTGTATTTCGTGTATTGTTTTCAGTCGTGGCTATAACTTTTTGAGGCACACAGAGGGTTATCTAGGAACTACTTACAAAAAGGTTGTGTACAGAGAATACCACAGTGAAAACTTCCAGTTCCGGAAGGACCGTTTTCGGATTGCCGGAGGTATGGAGCCAATATACGGGCCCGTTATAAAGGCGGAAGTCGGAGACGTCATACATGTCCACTTCAAGAACAATGCTTTTAGACCATTTTCAATTCATGGCCAAGGTGTGGCCTACAACAAATCGTCAGAGGGTTGTGCTTACATGAATGCCTCTTGGCAGGACAGTGGTGTGGTGGATGCCGGAGGTAATTATACCTACGTATGGACCGTCACCCCTGCCTCAGGACCCGGTCCCAAAGATCCCAACTGTATCACCCACATGTACTATTCGGCGGTGGACCCGGTGCGGGACACGAATTCAGGCCTGGTCGGGCCCCTGATCATCTGCCGAAAAGGTACCCTAACCGGAAGTGGTGAAagggctgatatctctccaagCCCGCGGGAGTTTGCGCTGCTATTTGCCATATTTGATGAGAATTTAAGTTGGTATTTGGACGAGAATATTGCCACGTACGGAACAAATGTTGATAAAACAAGTGAGGAATTcatcaaaagtaataaaatacCAGGTAGGTCTCGTGAAAAACGGTGGATTAGACATATCTTATGATTAAACCGCTGTCTTTAAAGAATAACagcggatttttttttatagttgtATCGAAACATACGTATCAGAGGTATTGTGTGTAAGTTCTCATGCACATGAGTAAACTAGGCGAACTGTTAAAATTAAGGTTCAGATTGAATAATTTATCGAAGTGCTCAGAGTTAATTTACTCTTCGATTTTCTCCAGATTCCGTCTCGTTTCCTCCATACTCCGTCTCTTCAGACCATGTCTAATTTCCTCCAGATTATGCCTGGTTTCCGACAGATTATGTCTGGTTTCCACCAGACTCCGCCTCGTTTCCTACAGACTATGTGTAGTTTACTCTGTCTAGTTTTCACTAGACtatgtctgatttcctccagactgtgtatatttttatcCAGATTCGGGTTGTTTCAGACTGTGTTTGTTTTCCTCTCGACAGTCTGGTTTCATCCACAAATTCTTCAGTGACAGAATGGCTTTTCCATTTAAATATAATACTTAAGACATGAATCAAACTGCAGATGAATAAGATAACATGTGTTTCACTTTCAGGCGTCAACGGCTTGTCCCTAGGTAATCTGGTGGTGGATATGGGAACTAACGGCAATGTGGAGTGGTACCTCATGGCAATAGGGGCAGAGTCCGACATACATTCCATACATTTTCATGGACATACATTCGTCCAGTCCAAATATAAGAAACATCGACGCGATACGATAGGTTTATTTCCGGGAACTACAGCCACGGTCTCTATGAAGACGGACAATCCGGGTCTTTGGTTGTTACACTGTCACGTGAACAACGAACCAATGATCGGCATGGAAATGAAATATGAAGTGGTCGATAGGCATTTGAACTTTGGGTCGTCATAGATCGATGAGTTGGTGGGAAATGCCGGATATCGTTTAGGAGGTGatgtttaaacagttttaaagttttaagtGAAGGCAAATATGCAAAGGACGTAAGGTGATAGGCTTGTCAAGGTATAGACGAGAAAATTCTTTGTCGTAATATGTGAATATGTCATCTCACGGACACCTGAATAACAAAAGTTATTCTGTTTATGGTCTCGTGAAGTCCATAGCAACGTAAATCAGGTGTTACTTCTGTGACAATGCTGCATCCAATGGCTGTTTCCATGACTACCCAGATACATGACCTGAACCAATCTTGCTTGATCGTATTATTTATATGACCGCTCTACACCTCTACGACGTGCTTAGTTGGatgtttataataaaaaaaagattataATAAGATATAGTAAGATTATTATGAGATAAGATGATAATTTGAGCGGTAAATCAGTCAAAAAGGGATAGTATGCACTGTGTGATAAGCTGATGACACAAGGAAAGAAATGGagtgaaatgtgaaataaattgtGTGCATGACATCCAAAGTTTCCAGCCCATAGTTATTCTGTCTCTGCCTGGAGAAACTGCATACATAACCATGCTTTGAATGATTTCAAACTgtgctgtatatgtatttgtatgtcagtacatgtatgtgtgtttttcgTTTTAATTTATCTGTAGTAGTTGTAACTACAGTAGTTGTTGGTTAGTTGCATTTTCCTTTCAGATATTGAACctacatttgtgtatttaaaccgggcattttctgtatttgtaacATGCAACACTTTGAAGTTGTATTAAATCTTTAAACCTTTTATACGCCGTACCACacttataaacatgtacatatactaaataTCTGGCAATTCCATGTATGTATAGTCTCAAGCCCCTTTGTCTTATTTTACTGTGACTGTCCGTTAAATGCAAAATGTGCAACACCGCATTTTGACTAATTCTAGACTGGTGACGTATAATActttgcagttaacatcattgcg encodes the following:
- the LOC135466784 gene encoding hephaestin-like protein, which codes for MNKVIYVTILMVYAGLCYAKDYFIAAEEREWDYAPQSFSESTKEGQRSAKFYLNDDRHRIGSTYKKAIFVEYTDDTFTRERSKPKWLGYLGPILQANEGETLVVHFRNKASRNYSMHPHGVLYDKESEGMPYEDDNPMTSDFVPPGGNHTYKWKVTSRDSPAAGDPECLVWLYSSHVDAIKDINSGLVGPLVTCKKGGMDGQYIRHEFILYFNVVDENKSWYLQDNVDNHCWDSQGVDISDPAFMESNRMHNINGYSFGNLPDLDVCVNSKVRWHLIGGGVDIHTVNFHGQSLVHNHHRVSSVSLYPSQFSTVTMKAQNKGRWLVKCQVHNHFSAGMKAFLNVNHCRRREMPYSLTGKIRRYYIAAIETIWDYAPSGIDVFNNQNLTQNNSHSQFFFQRGPDRIGGKYKKVVFRGYTDSTFRRQQHRSRSQRHLGLLGPVIRGEEGDLIKVVFRNRASRPYSIHPQGVNYNKFNEGARYHDDTRDVAKADDEVLPGKTKTYYWTMSRSMAPKHDDADCLTHMYTSGVDTVRDTYSGLIGPMLVCKRGTLDEGKKSYQKRMDHEYFLLFTVIDENLSWYLSDTMDQFIHEPNKVDTQNKMFKKSNMMYSINGFVYGNLNDLDMCPGDLVSWHVLALGSEVDIHSIYFHGHTVLEGENRRSTVTVQPGSHHTLVMEADAEGDWAIVCRTHEHYNAGMVAIFHSHQCEEGYRHKKDLNSEGSAANPPNVIPVRSERTFYIAAEEVTWNYVLSGKDGVKGGSIEDPKHRGYNFLRHTEGYLGTTYKKVVYREYHSENFQFRKDRFRIAGGMEPIYGPVIKAEVGDVIHVHFKNNAFRPFSIHGQGVAYNKSSEGCAYMNASWQDSGVVDAGGNYTYVWTVTPASGPGPKDPNCITHMYYSAVDPVRDTNSGLVGPLIICRKGTLTGSGERADISPSPREFALLFAIFDENLSWYLDENIATYGTNVDKTSEEFIKSNKIPGVNGLSLGNLVVDMGTNGNVEWYLMAIGAESDIHSIHFHGHTFVQSKYKKHRRDTIGLFPGTTATVSMKTDNPGLWLLHCHVNNEPMIGMEMKYEVVDRHLNFGSS